From Luteitalea sp., the proteins below share one genomic window:
- a CDS encoding metalloregulator ArsR/SmtB family transcription factor, which translates to MHAFDVLGDPVRRRILELLADGEHSSGDIVAVVQREFRITQSAVSQHLRVLRESGFATVRIDGPRRVYAVDAAPLQEVNSWLDRFRRLWEPRLEALATEIARGKRKRRH; encoded by the coding sequence ATGCACGCGTTCGACGTTCTTGGGGATCCCGTCCGACGTCGCATCCTGGAGCTGCTCGCCGACGGGGAGCACTCCTCGGGGGACATTGTCGCGGTCGTGCAGCGCGAGTTCCGCATCACACAGTCCGCGGTGTCGCAGCATCTCCGCGTGCTTCGCGAGAGCGGGTTCGCCACTGTCCGTATCGACGGACCGCGCCGTGTCTACGCGGTGGACGCCGCGCCACTGCAGGAAGTCAACTCCTGGCTCGACCGATTCCGGCGATTGTGGGAGCCGCGTCTCGAGGCGCTTGCGACCGAGATCGCCCGGGGCAAGCGGAAGCGCCGTCACTGA
- a CDS encoding TetR family transcriptional regulator, with the protein MPWPKDHKSRTRDRIVQAASAAFRARGLSEVRVEDVCAGAGLTHGGFYAHFSSKDDLLGAALEHASGQTIELLSKALESIPPERRLHAMIDAYLSPEHAVHPERGCPVAALGPEVARVSGRRRRDLAHAVRQRLDWMRGFFPTRRRDELREEQAIGTLACMVGGLVMARLVGGKESAALLEACRDFLHRTLREAPG; encoded by the coding sequence ATGCCTTGGCCAAAGGACCACAAGTCCCGAACGCGCGATCGGATCGTGCAAGCGGCGTCGGCGGCGTTCCGTGCGCGCGGGCTGTCCGAGGTCCGAGTGGAGGACGTCTGCGCTGGCGCGGGGCTGACACACGGCGGCTTCTACGCCCATTTCTCGTCGAAGGACGACCTGCTGGGCGCGGCCTTGGAGCATGCAAGCGGTCAGACCATCGAGCTACTCTCGAAAGCGCTCGAGTCCATCCCGCCGGAGCGTCGCCTCCATGCGATGATTGATGCATACTTGAGCCCGGAGCACGCCGTGCATCCCGAACGCGGCTGTCCCGTCGCAGCCCTCGGTCCCGAGGTCGCGCGTGTCAGCGGAAGGCGACGGCGCGATCTCGCTCACGCCGTGCGCCAGCGGCTCGACTGGATGCGTGGCTTCTTCCCGACGCGGCGCCGCGACGAGCTCAGGGAAGAGCAAGCCATCGGAACGCTGGCGTGCATGGTAGGTGGGTTGGTGATGGCACGGCTCGTCGGCGGCAAGGAGTCGGCTGCGCTCCTCGAGGCATGCCGAGATTTTCTACACCGCACGCTCCGCGAGGCCCCAGGATGA